The Equus quagga isolate Etosha38 chromosome 2, UCLA_HA_Equagga_1.0, whole genome shotgun sequence genome has a window encoding:
- the NKX1-2 gene encoding NK1 transcription factor-related protein 2 has product MLAWQDGGAKAAPSHHKISFSVLDILDPQKFTRAALPAVRPAPREAKKSLAEAEAGKDASPGDQAWQRETPDAAASPLEGSEAEEAEEEEEEAEDAGRRRRRRERAACLQTGLARSPEAPAAALAAGERGAGGLAGSPGSPGSPRPRRRRAEPSCAKPRRARTAFTYEQLVALENKFRATRYLSVCERLNLALSLSLTETQVKIWFQNRRTKWKKQNPGADGAAPAGGGAPQPGVAAGSGAGGSPGPPGPGAVPFQTFPSYSGANVLFPAAASFPLTAAAAGGPFAPFLGPSYLTPFYAPHL; this is encoded by the exons ATGCTGGCATGGCAGGACGGCGGGGCCAAAGCGGCTCCTTCCCACCACAAGATCTCCTTCTCGGTCCTGGACATCCTGGACCCGCAGAAATTCACCCGCGCTGCGCTCCCGGCCGTGCGCCCTGCTCCCCGGGAAGCCAAGAAAAGTTTGGCAGAGGCCGAAGCGGGGAAGGACGCCAGCCCGGGGGACCAGGCCTGGCAGCGGGAGACCCCTG ATGCTGCTGCGTCCCCCCTGGAGGGCTCGGAGGcagaggaggcggaggaggaggaggaggaggcggaggacgcggggcggcggcggcggcggcgggagagGGCTGCGTGCCTGCAGACGGGCTTGGCGCGCTCCCCCGAAGCCCCGGCAGCGGCGTTGGCGGCGGGGGAGCGTGGTGCGGGCGGCCTCGCTGGCTCCCCGGGCTCGCCCGGCTCCCCGCGGCCCCGGCGCCGGCGTGCGGAGCCCAGCTGCGCCAAGCCGCGGCGTGCGCGCACCGCCTTCACCTACGAGCAGCTGGTGGCCCTGGAGAACAAGTTCCGGGCCACGCGCTACCTGTCGGTGTGCGAGCGCCTGAACCTCGCGCTGTCGCTCAGCCTCACTGAGACGCAGGTCAAAATTTGGTTCCAGAACCGCAGGACCAAGTGGAAGAAGCAGAACCCCGGCGCCGACGGGGCGGCGCCGGCAGGGGGCGGCGCGCCCCAACCCGGGGTGGCGGCGGGGTCGGGCGCCGGGGGCAGCCCGGGTCCGCCGGGCCCCGGCGCTGTGCCCTTCCAGACTTTCCCCTCCTACTCCGGGGCCAACGTCCTCTTCCCAGCCGCCGCCTCCTTCCCACTGacggccgccgccgccgggggCCCCTTTGCGCCCTTCCTCGGGCCCTCCTACCTGACCCCTTTCTACGCCCCGCACCTGTGA